The genomic window AAGCATTAGAATAGAATACCATCCCACGTGTCAGAATAGATCTCATCATTATCCAGTATCTCAAATATCAGGACGGAATGAAATGACGGCACACCCAACTATATAGGAAAATCGAGACAGCTACATCCCACAAGATTGGAAGCTTTTGATGAATGAACTGTAATGACAAGACCATTGATTAGTTGATTCACTTAAATAAAATCAGATAGAAACCATCACCTCCTCTGCCTGGGAGATTTGCTAGAGTAACAAGGAATACAGGGCACATGAAAAATTTGTCCAACCATGTAGCCCAATAAAAATTACACTATCCATCAGAGTTGGTGTGATACATCACTGATGGTCAAACAATGAACTGTCGGACCAACAGAGATGGGAACTATTCATTTTACTTGCACGAATGCTATGTGCATGACAATGTATGGTGATGCGTGGTTCAGGAATTGCACCACCGGATTCTCAGCAAGCAGCCGAGACTGGAGAGGCTCTTGTTACCATAGAACGGGAGCCGAAGGCAGTAAGGGAGGAGCTCATCTCCGCCTACGACCGCAATATTGCCACCCGATTGAAAGCTGAGCTCTGTAGTGTAGATCCGACCAACTACGGCTACAGCAGAGATGTAGCCATTGCTGGTGAGCTTTCTAAAACACTTGTTTTGTCACTGAACTCATGCATAGTAGCACTATGATATCTCATCATTTACACGCTTAATTATATGGTGGGGGCGGCTGATGCATGCAGCCAGGAGGGAGCAGTGGTGCACAAGCTGGTGCGAGCAATTCAAGGTGCTGCTGAGGAGAGGGCTTAAAGAGAGAAGGTATGAAGCTTTCAACAAACTAAGGATCTTTCAGGTCCTGAGTGTGGCCACCCTCGGAGGGCTCCTTTGGTGGAATACCCCACCATCACATATCCAGGACAAGGTAATTAACCTGCATCTCTTCCTCATTTTCTTCCGAGCAATCTTTTCTTCAACCAAACATGATCTTCGCCTCCAATACTCACAAACTTTATACATTGAATTGAATTTGAGAGCCCATATCATATGAATCTGGAAAAACCTTCTTGCTATTAAGACTTTCTCTGAAACTCACCGTGTTGCATGCATTTGCCTGGCAGACGGCactactcttcttcttctcagtgTTCTGGGGCTTCTTCCCCCTCTACAATGCAGTGTTCACCTTCCCCCAAGAGCGGCCCATGCTGATCAAAGAGCGGTCCTCTGGCATGTATCACCTCTCCTCCTACTATTTAGCTCGCACTGCTGGCGACCTTCCCATGGAGCTCGCCCTCCCCACCGCCTTCGTTCTCATAATATACTGGATGGGTGGCCTCAAGCCACATCCCACAGCCTTCATCCTCTCCCTTATAGTTGTCCTCTTCAGCGTCCTTGTCTCCCAGAGCCTCGGCCTGGCCATGGGTGCACTCCTCATGAATGTTAAGCAGGCCACCACCCTTGCCTCTGTCACCACTTTGGTCTTCCTCATCGCCGGCGGTTATTATGTCCAACAGATACCCCCCTTCATTGTCTGGCTCAAGTACTTGAGTTACAGCTTCTATTGCTACAAGCTCCTCCTTGGGGTGCAGTTCAATGAGAACGACTCCTACGAGTGCTCGCCTGGAGTCATGTGCCCGGTGGTGGAGTTCCCTGCAATCAAGTCAGTGGGACTGAACCATCTGTGGGTGGATGCAAGCATCATGGCACTCATGCTCATGGGCTACCGGCTCATCGCTTACCTGGCATTGCACCGCCTGCAGCACAGGTAAGGAAGAGGAAGTCACCATGTCCAACCTGCATGCTCTCCACATTGCCCCTTCAGCGACCAGACTCAAGAAAGAGATACACAGAGCATCACCAATGAGCCAATGAGCAAAGGTTCATTTCTTTTTTCCAACTAATGAATAACACTAAGCCAGAGGCCCCCAGAGAAGACAAATAATTAAATGCTTTGAGCTTCCTCATTATGAGAGAACTGCCTATGagtaaaatctaccagtgaccaATGTATTGTAGGATTGCAGAACTacaatcaaattttgatattgtaattgataaataaaataagtATGAAGGTAATCTGATATCAGAAATCATGGCACAGAAAATAATGGATGACTAGTTTTTCATGGAAGAAATGTTCTGTTGCTTCTGGTAGCCATACAAGTGTTATAGAGCTTTTGTCAGTAATAAAATCTACTTAACAGAAATGATTCAAAACAGAAATAGAAGTCCGAAGGCACTTTTGACTTTCGAAATTGGGTGAATCACTATTAATTCTTGAAATTTCTTAAAAGAATTACAGTTCTCTGAACAACAGATTCTTCATGTTTGAAATCTACCAAATATTAGACATACAAAATAAGGAGGAATGGAATATGTAAATCCCGATTGCTGGTTGAAAAGAAAAGAACCAGGCAGCTGAGAATTTGGGGGCTGAATGAAACCTTACGAGATTACATACTGCTGCAAATGCCTTGTCCTCTTCTTGCTCTTCAATTTTCTAAAGGCACTCGATTCAATCTGTCGAATCCTTTCTCTGCTCACACCCATCAACTCTCCAATTTCTTGCAGTGTCTTTGTCATCCCATCCTCCAGCCCGAACCTCCATCTGACCACTTGCTTTTCCCTTGGATTTAGAGTATCCAGTACCTTATTCAGATCCTGCTTCATAAATTGCTTTATGAGTATTTCTTCCGATGTTTCAGCCTTGGGATCTGCTATAACTTCCTGGAAAGAAAGCAGGACACATCAGTCAAAACCCGGTGCAGAAGATCAGAAAGAGAATGATCTTCAAAAATATACAAGAGGATAAGAAAAAGGATGATGCACAGACCGAAGGCTTTAGGCTTTGGTTGATACCAATCTTCTGGTCTAAAGATCTTGGGGCTTTAGGGGTTAGCATAACCGCATTAAGCCTCTTCATTGACAGCCCTGTTGCCTCTGCAACTTCTTCATAATCAGGATGCCTTCCATTCTCACTGTAAAGCTGCTTTTTAGCCTCCCGTACCCGATAAGTAGCTTCAACCATGTGGATCTGCTCAATACAGAATATTAAGAGAGATAAAAAAGATATGTTATACATGAAGAACCAATTGGCAATCAACTCTATAACATACAACTGGCTGTCCAATTTAAACAGGATGGAGGGAaaacaaattcaaattttagcACACAAATCAATCTCCAGTTTATGTAACTGAATAGTTTATTTGGTCTTATTCTACTTGGTCATTTAGATGATAGCATAATACTCTTTGACTAGTTTTGCTTTGTATCTTCAAGAAGATAATTTGGAATATGAAGATCTGGATTGCTGATAGCGACTCAAATAATTTGAACTcagcaaaaagagaaaaaaaagacaaCAAAGATTAGTAACAACTTGGCCCAGATTACTGTAATCTCTCCAGCATCTTAAATCACCTGCAATCCTGAAAGGGCCGTAACAACCCAAGAACTCAATCAGGATAACTCCAATTCCACTAAGGGGAAGGCGGTTGATGATTGAGACTTATAGAGCTAAATTACGAAACTCTGGTAAGAAACAGATCTCTTTCCCTTCAATAGCCTAATTAAAATTggtcaaagaaaagaaaagaaaacctaCCTTCTACTTTTTCAGTTGTAACATCTCATGTTGCACTATCATCTCCATGTGGCCCAACAAATGCTTACATGCTGAAACATGACAAAATAATAAAGACAGCAGTCACAACTCCCATACATCCTACATATTTCGCAATCTAAGGCTAATGGAATGCAACATGCTTATAATCCTGCACTTAATGCTCCATAAAAGCATCAAACTATATTCAAGCATCATACGATTCCTCAAGTTGCTCTAATGATAAGGCACCCAGATCTACAAGTCCTCTGCATAACAGCAATGCCATTCTGATCAAAAAAGCTTTTCTCAGCGCGTTTAAACAGTAGAATATCTAACCAAAAGTGAACCATGGACCTAAAAATACTTTTTGTACATTGCCAAGTGTTTCAGAGGTCTCACAATAATATCTCTATTCATTCCAAAAGCCCACTTCCTGTGATCATACAGAATTAGATGCTGAATGTAAAAAGATCCTGCAGTTTTTCCCACTTTGTTTTTGAAAGAAATCCCAGGACAGCTCAAGAGAACTCTTTGGCACCTAGAAAACACAAACAGCTGTAACAGAATCGCTTCTTTatgatccttcttcttctttttcttcttcttcttttattttttttattttatttttttttaaagaacccaACAAAGATATATCTAATGATGAAAGACAGAAACAAGGTGACAAGCCTCTATCCCAGTATGAAGGAGGCACATCCTTTTCTCATTTTGGAAAGATAAAAACATAGGGATTTATCAGAAGAATGGAAGGAGAATAACAGTTGATTCATCCAGATTCCAAATGGCAGCAACCAACATACAAAACAGCTGATTGAAATCTTCAAGCAATCATAAAGATCTTCGTCCTACCATTCTAGACCATCCtttcactggtcaaaactgcagCTTCATATTTGTTCTCTATTTAACTTTTAAGGATATTTACActttctttacaaaaaaaaaaaaaaaggatatctacatttctcctttttttacttcttctttttttttttttttttttaaagtgcaTGATATGCAGaagttatcaaatttttaatatgacTTATCTACATTCATCCAACTTCAAGAACAACAGGTAATGATAATGCTAAAATCCATGTGGATCATGTCAGACGAGGACTTACTGGCAAGCGAATTGTCCTAGATTGTTCTGAAAGAGATCTGCGAACTGCTTGTTTGATCCACCAATGTGCATATGTGGAAAACTTAAACCCCTTCAAAGCATCAAACCTTTCAGCACCCTTTACTAGGCCACGACATCCTTCCTGTAAAACAAATACTCAAAATCAACATAATGAAGCTAGACACAACCGTAAAGTTTGCAATCATTCCCAGGCAGAACCCACAAGCACCTGAACAAGATCCTGAAGGTTCATTCCTGCACCCTGATAGTTTTTTGCAATAGATATAACAAGTCGTATGTTACTTTTGATCATTTTGTCCTTGCAAAATCCTCCATAATTTAACCGCTTCCTTAGTGTCCTTTGATCAACTCCAGCTGCTGCTGCCCATTGAGCAAAGGTTGGTTGGCCACCATGTCGTTCTGCAAGCTCCTCTCGGAGTTTTTCCAGCTTTAACAGGTCCTGTTCACATTCATTCCCAAAAGACAGCATGAATTAGATAAAAAACGCAGCTTTGATTGGCAAATATGACATGATAAAATATGGTCCTCCAGGAACAGACCAAGGAATGTTAGTTGAAATGTTGAGCAAGAGGAGAACCTGAGCATAAGACAGCACAATAAAGATGAGAATATTATGCAAACGTGCATCATAATTAAATATCTAGAAATGAGAACATCAGCAAGAGCTTAGGAGCAACAAAGAATATAGAAGAATGAAAGATGTAAACAAATGTACATGAAGATTAACATGTTCACGTTATCAATTTATGTAATCTGGAGAAGTCCAATTAGCAGGGGGTCTCTATTTGAGGTTAACAAGTTATAAAACAGGAGGAAAAGAGCACCAAACTCTTGATTGAAAGTATGGTGAAAGAATTAGGAGGAAACTTTGGATTTGGAGGACTTAGGAAATGAAATGATGTAGATCCATAACAACAAATCGATGGAAGGAGGACAaagctaataattttaaatttagaactACTCTGGTCCATCTATTGCTTGGATCTCTCGGTGCACACAATCTTTGTTACTTCATGGCGATGAATTTCTGCTATCACTCTCTAGAAAGCTAGTGACAGACAGTGATGCATGTTAGTACAAGGAAACAAAAAAGGAAAATCCAAGGCTTTTAAGTGCTCTGTGCTGGTGCTGTGCCAGTCTGGCATTGGCACCACCCAAGACATGAAATCTGATGTGATGCCAACACTTGGCTTACACTGGCACTGAACAACATCCAGGCTTGGAATGGTATGTGCTGGTCCATGATGATCAGAATGATGGCACTATAATCCTTTCTTTAGTCATTAACAATGCCTCAATAAATGAGGAATACCAGATATGTCCTTAAAACCTACTAATGCACTAGCGCTTACTTGAATTCCTTTGGACAACTCTAGCTCTTCAGCAGCTGTGAGAAGCTTTGATGTGCTTGTCGTACCCCTCAAGTAATGCAAAGGATCTGAATAATCAATCTCCTGAAAAGCTGAGCGCTTTTTCTTGCTACTTGATCCAGACTTGATAGGGATAACGCTAACAGCAGCCTTCTCTTCTGCCCTTGCTCTTCTAGCTTTTCTCTCAGTTTGACGTCCAGATCTCACAGCTATGCTTTCAGGGTACTGCATTTGTTGGGACTGAAGTTCATTATTTGTTAAATTGGAAACATCTATGTCTTGAGATGGATCTTTGGCCTCATGGGGCTCAGTATCAGTTGGAGTAGAATGGTGGGTGGTGCGAATCAATCCCATTTCATTATGTCTGACCCTCTCGAGCCAGAAGGCATCAGCTTCAGATGAAAAATCCTCTGACTTTTCCAATTTTACAGATGGGTCATTTCTGATAATCTGAGCCGCATCTTTGGCAACTTCAACTGCTGCTCTAGCAAGGGCAACTGCCTCTGCAGCAGCTGCGGCTACAACTGCCTCTTCACCTGTGAGAAGTGTTTCTGTGGCTAGGGTTGCTTCAATACCGGTCTGCACAAattgaaagaagaaaagaaatggaTAAATAAAGAAGTATACACATTGTCCCTAAATGAGCTACAGTTTGGTTGTTTTCCAAACCCAGTAACCTCAAGTTAGAGTTTGAATAAGAGTGTCAAACAAAATATGGGCAGAGATAAACTATGCCGGTTTTTTGACGTGCGAAGAATAGAGAAAAGCAAAAATGTTTCTTATAATGTTTGGCACTATTATTTGTATAGTTTTGTTACTGAATCACTTTAGGTTAACAGGAAAGCATACACATGCTTAGTTAGACAATGCTATCCAAATTACAATGCCATAATTCTGTCTCGCTATTATCTTTGTGAATAATAAATTCAGAGCCAGGGTGTGTATATCTGAAAGCAATGCAGCCATAATTCTGTCTCGCTACTATCTTTGTAAATAGTAAATTTCAGAACCAGGATGTGGAACACCTAATTAATCTATTATTGTAGAGATAGATTTTTAAACTCTAAATTTGCTTAAAAAATGAATCTTTCATTGATGATATTAACTATAATGCTAGATCGAGTCAAAGAGAACTGTTATTCATTGAAGAAATAAATGAGAAAAACTCCTGTCCATATGGAACATTGAGTAGAATTTTCTCCCCACACATTAGGCCGCTTAAATTTTCCTTCTTGGTATTCTTCTCAGATTTGAATTTTACTTACTCGACACTTGTTTATTTTCCCATTCGAACTACAGAGATATCATGGCAAAGTAATTTACAATTTTTCCATTGAACATTGCCAAAACCCTCACTAGCATGTCTTTCCTATATCATTTTCTCAACCACCACTGACtttattaatcaattcaaatgagTGAATTTAGCCACcacaaaccaaaactaaattcaACCTTGTGAAAAAAACATTTCTACAACACTTCAAGAGAAAGCCAACTCGAACCTTCATTGGTGGACCAACGGATCCTACATATGTCAAGGGTCTTGTATCATCCAAGGAGTTCGAACGAGCTTCCAAAGAAGGTATACGCTGAATGTCAATCACAGCTGCAGTCTGTGTCGAAACACATTGACTTCGAAAACAAACAGAATCTCTAGCCTTTGCTGCAGAAACAGAAACCCGACGCATAGACAAAGAATTTGTCAGCATCCCTCAATTCTTTGAAAGATCGACAGAATGCACAACTTAAGAATCATCATGCATCTAATTCTCCATCAATCTTTTTCCTTTCTAGTACCAAAATGAAAATTGTTGATAAAACCACAGCATGATTCAGAAATTTAATCAGATTCCAAGAGGATTTCATATCATGCTTTCCACCCTACTCACATGAATAATGGTACAAAGAAACCACCATTCTTGAATTTTGTACGTAtgccctcttttttttctctttaaaaaaaaacaaaaaaaaaaaaaaagcggtaGATACTACCAAGAGATTAGCTTTTGGAAGACAACTTACAGTTAAGTGAGGGGAGGTGGGAGACTGATCTGAAATGGGCTTCGGGGGAAATAGAGGGGCACTTGAACTGTGGCACCAGGCACGCCATCCCCACGactctcctctcctcctcctcctctctctctctcccttcttttcttcttttgttaCTGAATACAGGAGATGATATGAGGAGAAGCAAGATAAGATGGTGTTTCCTAAAACTTCATCCTCTGTTCTTCTTCCTCCGCGAGAGACAGAGAGAGCGCCTGGGCGAACGTGAGAGGCGGTGGGATGAGGAAACGGATAAGGAACAGAGCGAGAAGGCCTGGTTCAACTTCCAACACGACGACTTGCCTTTGAGAGCTAGCTGGTAGCGGTCGAAGAGATAAGAAAAGGAAAACCAAAAAATTGACCCGCCTCCCCCCGGCGAACCGACCAGACCGGTTCACCTCGACCATCCTCCACTTAACCCGGTCCAATCGATGTATTCCCGAGTCGAGATGGTTTCATCACCTCCGTGGCTccatcctcctttctttcttcttccgcCATCCCCATCTAGAGGGAGAGGGAGATAGAGAACAGAGAAGGGAAGAGAGGGATAGGGAGAGATGGAGGAGGAGGTGACGGGGGGAGGGATGAGGCTGGGGAAGAAGCCGATGGAGAAGGAGGGGGAGGTGGACTACAAGACCAAGGCCGGGACGGCGTGGAGCCACTCCTACCTCAACCAGAAGCCATGGCACCCTTTGTCCTACCCCAACCAGCGCCGCAAGTGGATCGCCGAGCAGACCCACGCCAACCGCATGCGCCGCGCCGAGGAGGTCGCCCGCGAGGTGATACTTTTAATGTTGCCCGTCCCATCTCATCGTCTTCATCATCgatttctctccttcttctctgcCTTCTCCTTATTCTTCTTCTCGTGGTATAAAATGCTAATCCTATCCGCTGTCTTCCCTTCCATTTGATACAGTTTGCTCAGGAGCAGGAGTTTTTCCGTCAGACGGCGCTCTTCTCcaaggaagagaaggagaaggtAACAAAATTTGCATCCATGATTGCTGGACTCCAGGTTATGGTGGACTGGTGTATTAACTGCGAGGGAAATAAATTGCACTTGAAAAGACTCTATCTTTTCTCTTCCttcatttctttcttcttttccccCTTAATTATGTTGGGTCCGGGTGGGGTTGGTGAAGATGTTGTGAGGAGGATAACGAAGGAAAAATTAGGTTTTTCTGTTAGGTAAGTGTTGTTTGGGAGATAGGAACGTTGCACTTCGGAGGTTATATGATTGCGGTAACATGAAATTAGGGTTTATAGTCTTATACAAAATAGGGAACCTGGAATTGCAGGTTGAGTTCAAATTATGAAGGCAACAGATTTAAATTCTAAGAAGATCCAAGCTGTAGATCTACATCTTCTGGAGTTTGATTGCCCGAGCTCCTTTGCAGTTTCTCTTGAATTTTGAGGATGTTGTTCCAGATTTCTTCTTTGCACATGATTTGTCTTCTAGATATTGCCTTGGAATTCATATGTTTTATCACAAGTTCAAGAGcagtcttttatatatatatatatatatcgattcAGGCAGGAGCTCTGGCCTGTCATAGCTGCAGGGAAAAAGCGACCTTCACTGTGTTTTTCTTCCAAAACCAAGTGGGAGAACATATGGCTATACAACTTTTGTGGTTCACCATTACTTCTATTTGTGATTCATTCAGTGGCCTAATAGGACAACAAATACCAATGGGGAGATTAGTTAAGGATAGCACCCACACAATGTGGTCAAACATGTGGGGAAAGGAATATGAGTATGAAGAAAAGTGTTAAAAGGTGGTTGTAAAGCTTGCTAGTGGACTTACAGGAGAAAAATCAACTTGATTGGTAATTTACATATGTTCTTTCCTGCTTTCTCTAGTGGTCTAGTGCATCCTTTGATTAAAGACTAGAAATGTATCATAGCCTGGAGGAATTTGGTTGTTTTTGTTGCTTTCCTCGCTACACCGCCTTGGTAAGGAGGTACCAATCTTGTTACCTTCTTGTCCTTTTTTTCCTATGTAATTGAGTCTTGTTTATTGCCATTTGAAAAAAGGAAATAagaatatatatgcatatatatgcatacacacatatatgtgtACATGCGTACATATAGATCTCAAAGATTCTCCTTGCTGGCTGTATCCCTTTTTACGCTTTGAAGCCCATATTTTCACTGACAAAATTGAACATGCTTATCCATGAAGGCTTGATAATAACCATACAGATATCCTGCTTCCCAGTGATTGATCAAACTTCCGTGTGTTAATCATCTGATACTGTATCTGTTTCCCTTACTGACACTTGCCATATTTTCCTTAGGCAAAGTAGTGAATGCAAGACCATCCTACTGATCTCATTACAAAATTGAATTTTCTTTTATGCATTTTATGTATAGTGCTTGCTTCACATGCATTTGAGAAAGGTTTTGTTGCCTTTGAGTTCTAAATCCATGCAATCATAACATTTGATTCTTATCCTTTGCATTATCAGTGGTCTTTGGATATTATTGACTTGTTCTAAATAGGCATGTTACATCTGTAATATTTTGCTTTATTAAGGCTATTGGCTGTTCCATGATTTTGCATTTATGCTTCGATTTTGTTCTTTTTTCCAGCTGGAGACGATGAAAGCTGTGAGTTTTATGTATGTCCGCCCACCTGGTTATAATGCGGAGAGTGCCAAAGCTGCGGAGATTGCAGATGAAAAGAAGAGGTTGGATCAAAGTAACAGCACTCAAGATCCAACAAGTGGAACCACCTCTACAATGTATCCTCATCCTTTTCAAAGTTTCATTTTCTGAGATCAGTTTGAAGATTTTCATACTTTATCCAAGAAATGCAATAGTGATTTACAAGTCAGGGTAATGGATAATGCTCTTTTGCTTTGATTTTCTGCTGAACATAATATGTGCTCTTGTAGGCCTGAAACAAGATCTGACAAAAATCAGACTGGTGGAGACAAGAAGGCCAGGCCGAAAGATGTTTTCGGTCGGCCTTTACCAACAGAAGAAGAATTTGAAGTGTTGAAAAATGCTCCCAGGTATGCTTTAAGCATTCTATTTTAAGTTACCTACAGGACAGGGAATGACAATCACTATGGGCCTTTTAAACATGGATTAGTACTGCATTAAAATCTACAGGTCCTTGAGAAAAATTAGACATAACATAAGCATGAGACTGACCAGAAGcaagcaaaaagaagaagaaataaggaTTTCTGAATACAGAAATAAAAACATTACATTTTAATTCAAGACCTCATGAAAGCTTCTCTACTGTATTCATAAACTGGTCTAAAGCATAAGAGGCTCAATATCTGAATCTCCAACTGCAAGTATTGTTTATTCAAACCTTGTGACAGTATTTAACAGCCCGACTGATGTGTGTGGCTGATCTTATGTTAAAATGCAACAAATCTATAAtacatttatttcattcctaaaatACACTGTTAAAGAACTTTAAAATTAGTTTCGAAGAGGGATAACATGAGGAATTAGCAATTGATGAACTATTGATTAGTATGCCTTTTATCcaaaaattacaaatattaatggaCATCATAGGTTGGTTCCCAGGTTAGATGTACGGTATGCTATTTAATGATCAAGAATTTCTCTAGTGCTGTAAGTATCTTGTTTTGTATGATTCCTTCTTATTTCCACTGTGTCTGAATTCGTTCTGCAGGTTGTTCAAAAAATATATGTTTTGTCTCTGCCCAAACTGAAAGGGAATCATGGAAGaataaaaaaacataaaaaataaaagatatcatTTATACATGCATGTGTGCTTGTTTATTTAGCTTTCTTCCATGTGTTTTAAAAAACAAATCAGGTCTTCTTTGCTTTGACCTGTATATCATTACTCCATTTAAAATTCTAATATCCTTTATCTTTTGGAATCAAGAGCTTGTTATCCTTAAGTTTGCCATTGACTAACCTGTAGCCATGATGTGTATAGCCAGTTGCCTTGTGTATCTCCTTATATGGAGTGCTTGAATTGATGTCTTTTATGTAGGCTAGATACAGGTGCACCTGTTAGGATCAAGCCATTTGGAGTTGAAATTCGCAATGTAAGATGCGTAAGATGTGGAACCTATGGCCACCAAAGTGGTGACCGTGAATGCCCCCTGAAAGATGCAATAATGCCCAATGAGGAGATGCGGCTGAAGAGGGATGATCCACTAACAGCTATAATGGCACACACAGATGCTGGCGAGGCAAGTATCACTATATATTTCTTTTCATGGCAAACTTTATAGCAGATGATTTTCAAAAGAATATAAACTTTAATTTTGGAGGGAACATTTCTGCAGAGATCCATTTCCACTAGTGTACTGCCATTGCCAAGAAGttcctattttcttcttttttacatTACTTATCGTCGGGTAGCCAGTCCATAGAAATTTCACATGTATCTATGTCCTCAATTATCGatgtttattaaaaaaatatgaaatgttGCTTAGCTATTGATAGTAAAATGATCTTAGTTACATATATTTTTGCCTATACATGTATATCACAGAACATAAGATAATCTGCACACAGTATAGGAAGCAGAGGATTTTAAACCTCCCTTTTTGTGATGTGATTTGCAGAAATGTTTATATTCATTTTTATGGTGAATAATGAATCTTTATAAAATGAACTGTAACAAAGACAACTGAAAATCAAAATGCAATTTCAAGTCTCTACCCATAAATGTCAAATAATGTTTAatgtcaagtttttttttttaaaaaagaaaaaagaagaaaaagattccACATAGCTGAAATAAAAGTAGTGGAATATCATGAATGACTTCATTTTGCAAGTAGTCAAGCAAAATAGTTATGGACAAGAAATCGTTTGTATTACTTTCCTACCGCCAAATTGGATGTTTAAGGAGGGTTCACACATCATCTCCTTAGTTTAGGATAATGTACATGTATTGCACTTGGCGACATGCATTTTCCTCTATGTCTGGTCACATGCTCCTCTGCATTTGAACCTGGAAACTTGGCATTGGTGCCAAATGTTGATGCGGTCCAATAGATCAAGGGCTTCAAATTGTATAGATAAGCAGAAACAAATTATGGATCTGATGAAATGTAAGGATTTATCTTTTTCCACAGCAAAAACAGCGAGAAAGTAGAAGGAAAGAGAAGATAAACGGGTGGGATAGAGGACAAGATTAAAGGGAAAAGAGCATATTAGAGGTGAATCTCCGCAAAGGAGTTTCTTCATTTATTATAATTCATAGATCATCCATAATTCGTTTCTCCCTGTGGACCCATATTATAAAGACTCAAACAACATGAAACAACGTTCCCTGATCACATATGGAATCTCAACTTATCTATAATGGATCTTGGATTCCAACTTACATTATTTGACTCAAGATCTGACTCATATTCAACTGCAAGCTCCATTGGGTCCCACATAAAATAGCCATCAGATGTCTATGCATCAAGCATCAAATGCTGCATCCTCTAAAAAATCGAGGCATGAGGTCacaaaccatatatatatatatatattatatatatatatatataggatttgAATACGTGTGCATACTACACCATATTGGTAAGGTGTAGGTACTTGTATGCCATGTTGGCACATGGTAAAGCACTGCATTTTTGCCATGTTAGAACCAAGAGCCATACCATGTGTCAGTATGGT from Elaeis guineensis isolate ETL-2024a chromosome 4, EG11, whole genome shotgun sequence includes these protein-coding regions:
- the LOC105042969 gene encoding ABC transporter G family member 14; its protein translation is MPPHEPERGGGDPNQPAANTTVVACPTPHSNPRHLPPATLVFPVILKFEEVVYKVKVGHHSSKSPGLFCCCCGGGGGGGAGLAEKTILNGISGVVCPGEILAMLGPSGSGKTTLLTALGGRRLPGKLSGKITYNGLPFSGPMKRRTGFVAQDDVLYPHLTVAETLVFTALLRLPRSLGRAEKVRQAHQVMAELGLARVAHTMIGGPLVRGVSGGERRRVSIGQEMLINPSLLLLDEPTSGLDSTTAARIVTTLKRLATEGGRTVVTTIHQPSSRLYHMFDKVVVLSVEGSPIYYGRAAAALEYFASIGFSSPLTLNPADVLLDLANGIAPPDSQQAAETGEALVTIEREPKAVREELISAYDRNIATRLKAELCSVDPTNYGYSRDVAIAARREQWCTSWCEQFKVLLRRGLKERRYEAFNKLRIFQVLSVATLGGLLWWNTPPSHIQDKTALLFFFSVFWGFFPLYNAVFTFPQERPMLIKERSSGMYHLSSYYLARTAGDLPMELALPTAFVLIIYWMGGLKPHPTAFILSLIVVLFSVLVSQSLGLAMGALLMNVKQATTLASVTTLVFLIAGGYYVQQIPPFIVWLKYLSYSFYCYKLLLGVQFNENDSYECSPGVMCPVVEFPAIKSVGLNHLWVDASIMALMLMGYRLIAYLALHRLQHR
- the LOC105042968 gene encoding RNA polymerase sigma factor sigB, translating into MACLVPQFKCPSISPEAHFRSVSHLPSLNSKARDSVCFRSQCVSTQTAAVIDIQRIPSLEARSNSLDDTRPLTYVGSVGPPMKTGIEATLATETLLTGEEAVVAAAAAEAVALARAAVEVAKDAAQIIRNDPSVKLEKSEDFSSEADAFWLERVRHNEMGLIRTTHHSTPTDTEPHEAKDPSQDIDVSNLTNNELQSQQMQYPESIAVRSGRQTERKARRARAEEKAAVSVIPIKSGSSSKKKRSAFQEIDYSDPLHYLRGTTSTSKLLTAAEELELSKGIQDLLKLEKLREELAERHGGQPTFAQWAAAAGVDQRTLRKRLNYGGFCKDKMIKSNIRLVISIAKNYQGAGMNLQDLVQEGCRGLVKGAERFDALKGFKFSTYAHWWIKQAVRRSLSEQSRTIRLPIHMVEATYRVREAKKQLYSENGRHPDYEEVAEATGLSMKRLNAVMLTPKAPRSLDQKIGINQSLKPSEVIADPKAETSEEILIKQFMKQDLNKVLDTLNPREKQVVRWRFGLEDGMTKTLQEIGELMGVSRERIRQIESSAFRKLKSKKRTRHLQQYVIS
- the LOC105042967 gene encoding uncharacterized zinc finger CCHC domain-containing protein At4g19190 (The sequence of the model RefSeq protein was modified relative to this genomic sequence to represent the inferred CDS: added 624 bases not found in genome assembly); this encodes MEEEVTGGGMRLGKKPMEKEGEVDYKTKAGTAWSHSYLNQKPWHPLSYPNQRRKWIAEQTHANRMRRAEEVAREFAQEQEFFRQTALFSKEEKEKLETMKAVSFMYVRPPGYNAESAKAAEIADEKKRLDQSNSTQDPTSGTTSTMPETRSDKNQTGGDKKARPKDVFGRPLPTEEEFEVLKNAPRLDTGAPVRIKPFGVEIRNVRCVRCGTYGHQSGDRECPLKDAIMPNEEMRLKRDDPLTAIMAHTDAGEPLKWELKQKPGMSPPRGGFQPDDPNQQIVADDIFDEYGGFLGGGDIPALFSNLSASKSKKHFKRKRRHKDRSPVGHTGSKGHHVNHQPSSSSDSEVDKERRRWSKSKHKKQRYSELSSASDSEVEVQKEDRRKLKSKHRQQHHPESSSTDSEFYEENRKWSKSRHKKQHNLEYSAPPYAEVEKESRRYSESRQKQQHHSESPSSDSIF